In Labilithrix sp., a genomic segment contains:
- a CDS encoding Uma2 family endonuclease, translating into MSPAAPKPKLTYAEYAAREASSETKHEFYDGEVYAMAGGTIEHGRMGTRVRRGIEASLPSSCGCVVDSPDIRVRTPSGKGTYPDGFVVCGKLERDSEDPDSVTNPTLIVEVLSEGTEGYDRGGKFEHYRSLSSLKEYVLVSYRKPLIESHLRNPDGSWTTTFAVVGERLALRSIEARLDVDDVYEGMTQVDGIMRLT; encoded by the coding sequence ATGTCCCCCGCGGCTCCGAAGCCGAAGCTCACCTACGCCGAATACGCTGCACGCGAAGCGAGCAGTGAGACGAAGCACGAGTTCTACGACGGCGAGGTCTACGCGATGGCCGGCGGTACGATCGAGCACGGCCGGATGGGGACCCGTGTGCGTCGCGGGATCGAGGCGAGCCTCCCGTCGAGCTGCGGGTGCGTCGTCGACAGCCCCGATATCCGCGTGCGCACGCCCTCCGGAAAGGGAACGTATCCGGACGGGTTCGTCGTCTGCGGGAAGCTCGAACGCGACAGCGAGGATCCGGACTCCGTCACGAACCCGACGCTCATCGTGGAGGTCCTATCGGAGGGCACCGAGGGCTACGATCGTGGAGGGAAATTCGAGCACTATCGAAGCCTCTCGAGCTTGAAGGAGTACGTCCTCGTCTCGTATCGGAAGCCGCTGATCGAGAGTCATCTCCGCAATCCCGACGGGAGCTGGACGACGACGTTTGCCGTCGTCGGCGAGAGGTTGGCGCTCCGCTCCATCGAGGCCCGACTGGACGTCGACGACGTCTATGAAGGGATGACTCAGGTCGACGGCATCATGCGCCTGACGTAG
- a CDS encoding SDR family oxidoreductase, with amino-acid sequence MNVVVTGATGLLGGWVVAALTERGDRVVAFGGPGRGEGAIDLAEPRAAARALEDARADVVIHTAALSAMSDCARDPERARRINVDATANLARACAATRTRLVHVSTDLVFDGERAPYDEAARAEPTSVYGRTKLESESAALAAPNGAVVRVSLLFGPSKNDRVGFFDTQVRALRAGTELRLFDDEWRTPLSLRTAAEGLRAIAASSFTGLLHFAGAERIGRWEMGVVLADVLGVEASAIVRASRREVPGEPRPRDVSLDVSLFRRTFPGVELAPFGEECRRLIGRS; translated from the coding sequence ATGAACGTCGTCGTCACCGGGGCGACCGGGCTCCTCGGCGGTTGGGTCGTGGCTGCGCTCACCGAGCGCGGCGATCGCGTCGTGGCGTTTGGGGGGCCGGGGCGCGGCGAGGGGGCGATCGACCTCGCCGAGCCGCGTGCGGCTGCACGTGCGCTCGAAGACGCGCGCGCCGACGTCGTCATCCACACCGCTGCGCTCTCGGCGATGAGCGACTGCGCGCGGGACCCCGAGCGGGCGCGACGGATCAACGTCGACGCGACCGCCAACCTCGCGCGCGCGTGCGCGGCGACGAGGACGCGGCTCGTGCACGTGTCGACCGACCTCGTCTTCGACGGCGAGCGCGCGCCGTACGACGAAGCCGCGCGCGCGGAGCCGACCTCGGTCTACGGGCGCACCAAGCTCGAGTCGGAGAGCGCGGCGCTCGCGGCGCCGAACGGCGCGGTGGTGCGGGTGAGCCTCCTCTTCGGTCCGTCGAAGAACGATCGCGTCGGGTTCTTCGATACGCAGGTGCGCGCGCTCCGCGCCGGGACGGAGCTGCGCCTCTTCGACGACGAGTGGCGCACGCCGCTCTCGCTCCGGACGGCGGCGGAGGGGCTCCGCGCGATCGCGGCGTCGTCGTTCACCGGCCTCCTCCACTTTGCGGGAGCGGAGCGGATCGGCCGCTGGGAGATGGGCGTCGTCCTCGCCGACGTGCTCGGGGTGGAGGCGTCCGCGATCGTCCGCGCGTCGCGGCGCGAGGTGCCGGGCGAGCCGCGGCCGCGTGACGTGTCGCTCGACGTGTCGCTGTTCCGCCGCACGTTCCCGGGTGTCGAGCTCGCGCCGTTCGGCGAAGAGTGCCGCCGGCTGATTGGTCGCTCGTAG
- a CDS encoding homocysteine S-methyltransferase family protein, protein MGVTLMLLDGPMGTELERRGVSTEGRGWSAYAIDAAPDVVRSIHEDYVRAGAELHRANTFRTQPGVFPVEWRVLLGKAVRLAREAAGSRVIGSIAPVEDCYRPELSPSSDEARRAHDAVARAFVEEGISRVVCETFPHAGEARVAVECAVRAGLETWVALTAGPDGALMTPAAMEVAARDCVAAGASAVLVCCTGAEITRSYVERIAKVGAPFGAYANGYGVAPDRYAALAAEWVRAGAGIVGACCGTGPAHVARLRSLGA, encoded by the coding sequence ATGGGCGTGACGCTGATGCTGCTCGATGGGCCGATGGGGACGGAGCTCGAGCGGCGTGGTGTGTCGACGGAAGGGCGTGGGTGGAGCGCGTACGCGATCGATGCGGCGCCCGATGTCGTGCGGAGCATCCACGAGGACTACGTCCGCGCGGGCGCCGAGCTCCATCGCGCGAATACGTTTCGCACGCAGCCCGGCGTCTTTCCGGTGGAGTGGCGCGTGCTGTTGGGGAAAGCGGTGCGGCTCGCGCGCGAGGCGGCCGGCTCGCGTGTGATCGGGAGCATCGCGCCGGTCGAGGACTGCTATCGGCCCGAGCTCTCGCCGTCGAGCGATGAGGCGCGCCGCGCTCACGACGCCGTCGCGCGGGCGTTCGTCGAAGAAGGGATCTCGCGCGTCGTCTGCGAGACGTTCCCGCACGCCGGTGAGGCGCGCGTCGCCGTCGAGTGCGCGGTCCGGGCGGGGCTCGAGACGTGGGTCGCGCTCACGGCGGGGCCGGATGGCGCGCTCATGACGCCGGCGGCGATGGAGGTGGCCGCGCGTGACTGCGTCGCCGCGGGGGCGTCGGCGGTGCTCGTGTGCTGCACCGGCGCGGAGATCACGCGCTCGTACGTCGAGCGCATCGCGAAGGTGGGGGCACCGTTCGGCGCGTACGCCAACGGCTACGGCGTCGCCCCCGATCGCTACGCCGCGCTCGCCGCCGAGTGGGTCCGCGCCGGCGCCGGCATCGTCGGCGCGTGCTGCGGGACAGGGCCTGCGCACGTCGCGCGGCTACGCTCGCTCGGAGCCTGA